One Silene latifolia isolate original U9 population chromosome 4, ASM4854445v1, whole genome shotgun sequence DNA segment encodes these proteins:
- the LOC141651462 gene encoding uncharacterized protein LOC141651462 — translation MVGVRLSGKFTNYTFMDALNRNVVPQEQAVESGLFGLLETKLKPSILLNRNSSICDGWSVSTNYSWHKGSRIWVLWKPDLFDIQFLSYSAQHIHMLVHSRVDDKNFQLTMIYAFNGLHERIELWNTLKEISATCCTPLLWLGDFNTVLSPIERLGGNTTDAEMEYFQDCVSICGMEDIPTTGSMFTWSNKQESTDRVYSRLDRAMRNQENADIGGKKTFKYFNMWGLAPSFKDSVAMAWASLALEHIHKALVDNPGDADLIQQEAAMAHELRDLVSARDSFLIQKAKVQWSLEGDLNTSYFHHVIKKRMMLNKVFQIEDQEGNLCTDGDSIQQAFLEPTSVKHFRPISCCNVLYKAISKIHCNRLALVLPDIISKNQGAFVKDQMLGALMFPEKFRQMIMTCVTTSSFTLNLNGAQFGYFKGRRGLRQGDPISPLLFCLCMEYLSRIMEFVTRKWYFRYHPLCKSLKLTHLLFADDLLMFSKGDVQSIMLILRVLATFSAASGLTVNASKSEIVSKVRGIGARKRSYAGRLVLINSVFNTLHNYWASIFLIPKGVIKRIEAICRNFLWCGESDYNRTPLVSWHDICFSKKEGGLGIQNAGVWNVASVGKLVHWLYTKADRLWVLWIDHVYMKGTDWVHYQPPPDSNWNWRNICRVRGILEGGYQGNTWIASPGGYTVSSGYHWMQGSHPSVLWMGICLSDKCVLCEVGKETHDHLFAECGYSARIIAGVEERLTLQLSRPEILVSRISQQVHNRLVCKMSTVVKANDCAWLSRLHIRCSFCT, via the exons ATGGTGGGGGTGAGGTTGTCAGGAAAGTTTACCAACTACACATTTATGGATGCTCTAAATCGTAATGTTGTCCCACAAGAGCAGGCTGTTGAGAGTG GTCTTTTTGGTTTGCTTGAAACTAAACTGAAGCCTAGCATTTTGTTGAATAGGAATAGCTCTATCTGTGATGGTTGGAGTGTCTCCACTAACTACAGTTGGCATAAGGGGAGTAGAATTTGGGTTTTATGGAAGCCTGATCTTTTTGATATTCAGTTTTTATCTTATAGtgctcaacatattcatatgttGGTTCATTCTAGAGTTGATGATAAGAACTTCCAGCTTACTatgatttatgcttttaatggATTGCATGAGAGAATTGAATTATGGAATACTCTCAAAGAAATTTCTGCTACTTGTTGTACACCTTTGCTTTGGCTTGGGGATTTCAACACTGTTCTGTCTCCTATTGAGAGGTTAGGAGGAAATACTACTGATGCTGAAATGGAGTATTTCCAAGACTGTGTGTCTATTTGTGGTATGGAGGATATCCCTACCACTGGTTCCATGTTTACCTGGTCTAACAAACAGGAATCAACTGATAGGGTTTACAGTAGACTGGATAGGGCTATGCGAAATCAGGA GAATGCTGATATTGGAGGGAAAAAGACtttcaaatatttcaatatgtgggggCTTGCTCCTAGCTTTAAAGACTCTGTTGCTATGGCTTGGGCTAGTCTGGCTTTGGAACATATCCACAAGGCTTTAGTTGATAATCCTGGGGATGCTGATCTAATTCAGCAAGAAGCTGCTATGGCTCATGAACTGAGAGATTTAGTATCTGCCAGGGACAGTTTTCTGATTCAAAAAGCTAAGGTGCAGTGGTCCTTAGAAGGTGATCTTAACACTTCttattttcatcatgtcattaagAAAAGAATGATGCTCAACAAAGTTTTTCAAATTGAGGATCAGGAAGGGAATTTGTGCACTGATGGGGATTCTATTCAACAGGCTTTCTTAGA GCCTACCAGTGTCAAGCATTTCAGGCCAATTTCCTGCTGTAATGTTCTTTACAAAGCTATCTCCAAAATTCATTGCAATAGGCTGGCTCTTGTTTTACCTGATATAATAAGCAAAAATCAGGGAGCTTTTGTTAAAG ATCAAATGCTTGGTGCTCTTATGTTCCCTGAGAAGTTCAGACAGATGATTATGACTTGTGTAACTACTTCTTCTTTTACTCTTAATCTCAATGGGGCACAGTTTGGTTATTTCAAAGGTAGAAGGGGCCTTAGACAGGGTGACCCTATTTCACCTCTTCTTTTTTGCCTTTGTATGGAATATCTGTCAAGGATTATGGAGTTTGTAACAAGGAAATGGTATTTCAGGTATCACCCTCTTTGTAAGAGTCTGAAACTTACTCACTTGCTCTTTGCTGATGACCTCCTAATGTTTAGTAAGGGGGATGTGCAGTCCATTATGCTTATACTCAGAGTTCTGGCTACTTTTTCTGCTGCATCAGGACTTACAGTTAATGCTTCTAAATCTGAG ATTGTTTCTAAAGTCAGAGGGATTGGGGCAAGGAAGCGAAGCTATGCTGGTAGACTTGTGCTAATCAATTCTGTTTTCAATACCCTTCATAATTATTGGGCTTCTATTTTTCTGATTCCTAAGGGAGTCATCAAAAGAATAGAGGCAATTTGTAGGAACTTTCTGTGGTGTGGTGAGTCAGACTATAACAGAACTCCCTTGGTGTCTTGGCATGATATTTGCTTCAGTAAGAAGGAGGGTGGTCTGGGTATTCAGAATGCAGGGGTGTGGAATGTAGCAAGTGTGGGTAAGCTTGTTCATTGGTTGTATACAAAAGCAGATAGATTGTGGGTGCTTTGGATAGACCATGTCTATATGAAAGGGACAGATTGGGTGCATTATCAGCCTCCTCCTGATTCCAACTGGAATTGGAGGAATATTTGTAGAGTTAGAGGTATTCTTGAGGGTGGTTATCAAGGTAATACCTGGATAGCCTCTCCTGGTGGTTACACTGTCAGTTCAGGTTACCATTGGATGCAGGGTTCACACCCCTCTGTCCTATG GATGGGTATATGCTTATCTGATAAATGTGTTCTATGTGAAGTGGGAAAGGAAACGCATGACCATCTTTTTGCTGAGTGTGGTTATAGTGCTAGGATCATTGCAGGTGTTGAGGAAAG GCTAACTCTTCAGCTTAGCAGACCTGAAATTTTGGTGTCCAGAATCTCACAGCAAGTTCATAACAGACTGGTGTGCAAAATGTCTACTGTGGTGAAGGCTAATGATTGTGCTTGGCTAAGTAGATTACACATACGTTGTAGTTTTTGTACTTAG